Within the Candidatus Methylomirabilota bacterium genome, the region TCTTCAGCAAGTTGTTCACCATCGGTTGTCCCATGGTCCCCGTTCCGATGAACCCGACTTTCATGGGTGAGCTCCCTCGCAGATCAAGGGTGGTGCCATCATCTTTCTTCCAGCGCGAAGATGCGCGCGGGAGCGCCATCGCCGCCGCGGACTTTGAGCGGGAAGGCGCCGATGGTCAGGCGTCGCCCCCTGATGCCGGTGAGGTTCGCCAGGTTCTCCGCGATGAGGACGCCCGCCCCCAGCAGCCGGTGGTGCACCGGCCAGTCGAAGCCTGGCGGCCGCAGGGGCACCGGCAAATCCGCGGAGAAGAAGTCCACGCCTACCATCCGGGCGCCGCGCTCGACCAGCCAGGCCGCGGCCTCATCGCTGAGATAGGGGTGCGTGTGGTAGTCCGGCGTCGAAAACTTGCGGTCCCAGCCCGTCGCCAGCAGCACGATGTCGCCGCGCTCGACGGTCAGGCCCGTGGCCTCGAGATGGCGGACGGCGATCGGCTGGCTCGCCTCCGCGTCGACGGGCAGCACCACGCCGGGACCGCCCAGCTCACCGAGGTCGTAGGTGTCGATGGTCCGCCCGCCCTTGATGAAGTGGAGGGGGGCGTCCACGTGGGTGCCGAGGTGCGTGCCGAGCACGAGCCGCTGGATGTTGAAGGGGCGCTCCCCGATCGTCCAGACGTTCTCGATACAAGGCGGCCCGATCATGGGCTGCGTCGTCATGGCGGCGTGATAGTCGTGGGCCAGGTCGTGCCAGATCACGGGGTGAGCACCATCTGGGTCTGGACGGTCATGGCCAGCAGACGCCCGGACTCGTCGGTGATGCGCGTCTGCCAGACCATCGTGCGCCGCCCGCGGTGCAGCGGCGTCGCCTCCGCCCGCACCCGGCCCTCGCGGCCGGCGGCGAAGAAGTTGGTCTTCGACTCGATCGTGGTGGTCGAGGCCCCGGGCGGGAGATTGATGAACGTCGCGGTGGCGCCCACCGTGTCGGCGAACGCCATGATCGCGCCCCCGTGCAGCGCCCCGCCGAACGTTCTCAAGTCGTCGCGGATGCTCAACTCC harbors:
- a CDS encoding PaaI family thioesterase; amino-acid sequence: MPQPSTIDPKTLEERQRGTLSALLGVRFVEASPERVVAELSIRDDLRTFGGALHGGAIMAFADTVGATATFINLPPGASTTTIESKTNFFAAGREGRVRAEATPLHRGRRTMVWQTRITDESGRLLAMTVQTQMVLTP
- a CDS encoding cyclase family protein; its protein translation is MIWHDLAHDYHAAMTTQPMIGPPCIENVWTIGERPFNIQRLVLGTHLGTHVDAPLHFIKGGRTIDTYDLGELGGPGVVLPVDAEASQPIAVRHLEATGLTVERGDIVLLATGWDRKFSTPDYHTHPYLSDEAAAWLVERGARMVGVDFFSADLPVPLRPPGFDWPVHHRLLGAGVLIAENLANLTGIRGRRLTIGAFPLKVRGGDGAPARIFALEER